In the genome of Candidatus Saccharibacteria bacterium oral taxon 488, one region contains:
- a CDS encoding DUF348 domain-containing protein has translation MNWWKWQMEKGWRPVVLLGCFMAFVAGAVGLLLSQPTQAQDNHAQSSAERLVTIRDRGHEQTIMTRARTVRQALQLARVTVDERRDVVKPDIDMELTGTTFTVTIFRARPVTVIDGSRRSHITTAEQTPQRIAKAAGITLYVEDKVEFMTSDNMLLDGTNVLMNITRAPLRTVTEEVDIDFPVEQIKDANQPIGFKEIKQLGEKGIRIVTYQAQAERGVEISRKEISSRISKQPKKQIEVIGTKPKNPLTKGKGAQIFTDSKGVAHRETYYDLPMNIVANACGGGGYTVRADGAKVDKDGYILVAANYGNYPRCSVVETSMGPGKVYDTGGFAARHPHGFDLATDWTNGDGR, from the coding sequence ATGAACTGGTGGAAATGGCAAATGGAGAAAGGCTGGCGGCCAGTTGTTTTGCTGGGCTGCTTCATGGCTTTCGTGGCCGGTGCGGTTGGCCTGCTACTATCTCAACCTACCCAAGCACAAGATAATCATGCCCAGTCGTCAGCGGAGCGGCTGGTGACGATTCGCGACCGTGGCCACGAGCAGACGATCATGACCCGAGCACGCACTGTACGCCAGGCGTTACAGCTGGCGCGGGTAACGGTTGATGAGCGGCGTGACGTTGTTAAGCCAGACATTGATATGGAGCTGACAGGAACAACATTTACGGTGACAATTTTTCGGGCTCGGCCGGTAACGGTCATTGATGGTTCGCGGCGCTCACATATTACCACAGCGGAGCAGACGCCGCAGCGAATCGCCAAAGCGGCGGGGATCACGCTGTATGTCGAGGATAAGGTTGAATTTATGACGAGCGATAATATGCTGCTGGATGGGACAAACGTGCTGATGAACATTACCCGTGCGCCACTGCGAACCGTGACCGAGGAGGTTGACATTGACTTCCCAGTGGAGCAGATCAAGGATGCGAATCAGCCGATTGGTTTTAAGGAGATCAAGCAGCTGGGCGAAAAGGGTATTCGTATCGTGACCTACCAGGCCCAGGCTGAGCGCGGTGTTGAGATTAGTCGTAAGGAAATAAGTAGCCGTATCAGCAAACAACCTAAAAAGCAAATCGAAGTGATCGGCACCAAGCCCAAAAATCCGTTAACCAAAGGCAAGGGTGCGCAAATATTTACCGACTCCAAGGGTGTGGCGCACCGCGAGACTTATTATGATTTACCGATGAATATTGTTGCTAACGCTTGCGGCGGCGGTGGCTACACGGTGCGGGCGGACGGTGCTAAGGTGGATAAGGACGGCTATATTTTGGTGGCGGCAAATTACGGTAATTATCCGCGCTGTTCGGTGGTGGAAACCAGCATGGGCCCTGGAAAAGTGTATGATACTGGCGGTTTTGCGGCCCGGCATCCGCATGGGTTTGACCTGGCGACTGATTGGACGAACGGGGACGGGCGTTAG
- the rsmA gene encoding ribosomal RNA small subunit methyltransferase A, translating to MASARGPKKELGQHWLRDPEVLADIAEAAELSKDDVVLEIGPGLGTLTSRLLARAQRVVAVEFDGDLARKLPGQFPGKNLEVINEDILQFDLNQLPAGYKVVANVPYYITSKIVEKLMTAENKPSLAVLLVQKEVAQRIAAEPGEMSILAVSAQLFAEADLDIKVPRQFFTPPPKVDSQVVVLRTRTEPLVASEDQKDFFRIVKAGFSAKRKKLRSSLSSGLGVSKDSAEQLLKKANISPDVRAEDLAIDDWQRLLSEWRAR from the coding sequence ATGGCGTCAGCGCGTGGGCCGAAAAAAGAATTAGGCCAGCACTGGCTGCGCGACCCAGAAGTCTTGGCGGATATTGCCGAGGCGGCGGAGCTGAGTAAAGATGATGTGGTTTTGGAGATTGGGCCGGGACTTGGCACATTAACCAGCCGGTTGTTGGCGCGAGCTCAGCGCGTAGTGGCGGTGGAGTTTGACGGGGATTTGGCGCGCAAGTTGCCAGGACAATTTCCCGGCAAAAACCTGGAAGTGATCAACGAAGATATTTTGCAATTTGATTTGAATCAGTTGCCGGCTGGCTACAAAGTGGTCGCCAACGTACCGTACTACATCACTAGCAAAATTGTCGAGAAGTTGATGACGGCGGAAAATAAACCGAGCTTGGCGGTGCTGTTGGTGCAGAAAGAGGTTGCCCAGCGTATCGCAGCGGAGCCTGGTGAAATGAGCATTTTAGCGGTTAGTGCGCAGCTATTTGCCGAGGCAGACCTCGATATTAAGGTGCCGCGGCAGTTCTTCACGCCGCCGCCAAAAGTTGATTCACAGGTGGTGGTATTGAGGACTCGCACCGAACCACTGGTCGCTTCTGAAGACCAAAAAGATTTTTTCCGCATTGTCAAAGCCGGTTTTTCGGCCAAGCGTAAAAAATTGCGTTCCAGCTTGAGCAGCGGACTGGGTGTTAGTAAAGATAGCGCCGAACAGTTGCTGAAAAAGGCTAACATTTCGCCTGATGTCCGTGCTGAGGATTTGGCGATTGACGATTGGCAGCGACTACTGAGTGAATGGCGGGCGCGATGA
- a CDS encoding DUF348 domain-containing protein, with translation MALSTSEIMEKSLSIRYHSKKIFLLIGLLVLGVTLIQLADAALAQGTERPSRSDGQRLMSVYDKGVEKTIITRAKTVREALKAARIEVDERRDVVEPALDEELVASSYNVNIFRARPVTVVDGRARIRLTTAEQTPAAIAKAAGIKLYSEDIVDIHAAENVVASGTNAVLTIKRATPLQLNLYGSLAEVRTHTKTVGALLKEKRVQLASNDTVSMPLEAPITSGMRLNVWRNGRQTITTDEDVAFPVETVRDANRETGHKEVKEAGEKGRRTVTYEIEVQNGKEVSRRELASQVTKQPKKQIEIIGTKNAAMPYTGGGNKDQWLSSSNVPRDQWGYAEWLVQKESGWNPNARSRSGACGLAQALPCSKVPGNPLNPVDSLNWMHGYVMRRYGSWEKAVAHSKARGWY, from the coding sequence GTGGCACTGTCCACGAGCGAGATTATGGAAAAGAGTTTATCTATTCGCTACCATTCAAAGAAGATTTTTCTATTGATCGGTTTGCTCGTGCTTGGAGTGACATTGATCCAGCTAGCGGATGCTGCACTGGCGCAGGGTACCGAGCGTCCATCACGGAGCGACGGCCAGCGTCTGATGAGCGTCTACGATAAGGGAGTCGAGAAAACAATTATCACTCGGGCAAAAACGGTGCGCGAGGCACTGAAGGCGGCGCGGATTGAGGTTGACGAGCGGCGAGATGTAGTGGAGCCAGCACTTGATGAAGAGCTGGTCGCTAGTTCATATAACGTTAATATTTTTCGAGCTCGGCCGGTAACGGTAGTCGATGGCCGGGCGCGTATTCGGCTAACCACGGCCGAGCAAACCCCGGCGGCAATTGCCAAAGCGGCGGGGATCAAACTCTATAGCGAGGATATTGTCGATATCCATGCCGCCGAAAACGTGGTTGCCAGTGGCACGAATGCAGTCTTGACCATCAAGCGGGCCACGCCGCTACAGCTCAATCTCTACGGGTCACTGGCTGAAGTACGCACCCACACGAAAACCGTCGGCGCGCTACTCAAGGAAAAGCGTGTCCAGCTGGCCAGTAACGATACCGTATCAATGCCGCTCGAGGCGCCGATTACTAGTGGTATGCGGCTGAATGTTTGGCGCAACGGTAGGCAGACGATCACAACTGATGAAGATGTCGCTTTTCCGGTCGAGACAGTGCGGGATGCCAATCGCGAGACGGGTCACAAGGAGGTGAAAGAGGCGGGCGAAAAGGGTCGGCGGACGGTGACTTATGAGATTGAGGTGCAAAATGGCAAGGAGGTGAGCCGTCGGGAGCTTGCTAGTCAGGTAACAAAACAGCCTAAAAAACAAATTGAAATTATCGGCACAAAGAATGCCGCTATGCCATATACTGGTGGCGGCAACAAAGATCAGTGGCTATCTTCGTCAAATGTTCCGCGTGACCAGTGGGGCTATGCCGAGTGGCTGGTGCAGAAAGAAAGTGGCTGGAATCCAAATGCTCGCAGCCGGAGTGGCGCCTGTGGTCTCGCACAGGCGTTGCCGTGTAGTAAAGTGCCAGGAAATCCGCTCAACCCAGTTGATTCGCTGAATTGGATGCATGGCTACGTGATGAGACGATATGGCTCGTGGGAAAAAGCGGTGGCGCACAGCAAGGCCAGAGGGTGGTACTAG
- a CDS encoding UvrD-helicase domain-containing protein has product MLSELNPEQRRAVQHDGGPLLILAGAGSGKTKTLTHRIAYLISERGIFPSRILAVTFTNKAAREMRQRLADMLGEDASDRRFMPWMGTFHSICVRLLRIDGMSIGLGRNFIIYDEDDRLGLIKQLMKSRGLTDRDIRPRRIAAAISAAKNDMLSPDEYMMQAVGPTKQQIAELFAAYETAMHRAGALDFDDLLLKAVELLRSSPDIRHKWQQQFRHILIDEYQDTNAVQYALIKLLVGPERNLCVVGDDAQSIYSFRGADYTNILHFERDFPGAAVIKLEQNYRSTGAILTVANNLIQHNTQRTDKNLWTEAVGGMTPQLWQLYSEAEEAQAVADEIHRQARMGRAYSDIAVLYRTNAQSYAIERALRQRHIPYKIVGGLRFLDRAVVKDVLAYLRLLYQPSDRVSFARIVNLPKRGIGAVTVAKFLDWNDQSGRNIIEGLVAVDEAESLTARAKQSLRAFGQLLQKLQQLLNGAPAEVIEQIIEQTGYGEAVNDGSVQAEERLENLGVLVAEARAYADVSTFLEDMALMSSSDGQADQQVTLMTLHAAKGLEFPVVFMTGLEEGILPHARVFDSGKADDVEEERRLCYVGITRAREVLFVTCASSRTQFGQIGYNLPSRFLDEMGLMSGGLDAPAAPPADDVFYDDIGLGVGDHVRSPQFGAGEVVDVDGMAVTVQFDDGKTKKLNVEFARLEKI; this is encoded by the coding sequence ATCCTATCTGAACTCAACCCCGAACAGCGGCGAGCCGTCCAGCATGATGGCGGGCCGCTGCTTATTTTAGCGGGAGCGGGGAGTGGTAAGACAAAAACCTTAACGCATCGCATCGCCTATCTGATCAGCGAGCGAGGGATTTTTCCCAGCCGTATCTTGGCGGTAACCTTCACCAACAAGGCTGCTCGAGAGATGCGCCAGCGGTTGGCTGATATGTTGGGCGAAGACGCCTCGGATCGACGCTTCATGCCGTGGATGGGGACATTTCATAGTATTTGTGTGCGGCTACTGAGGATAGACGGGATGTCAATTGGCCTCGGTCGTAATTTTATTATTTATGATGAAGATGATCGGCTGGGTCTGATCAAGCAGTTGATGAAATCGCGTGGGCTGACTGATCGCGATATCAGGCCACGCCGTATCGCTGCGGCTATTTCTGCGGCAAAAAATGACATGCTTTCACCCGATGAGTATATGATGCAGGCGGTCGGCCCCACTAAGCAGCAAATTGCCGAATTGTTTGCTGCGTACGAGACCGCTATGCACCGGGCTGGGGCGCTCGATTTTGATGATTTATTGCTTAAGGCGGTGGAGCTACTGCGCTCCTCGCCTGATATCCGTCACAAATGGCAGCAGCAATTTCGCCACATTCTTATCGACGAGTATCAGGATACCAATGCGGTGCAGTATGCACTGATCAAGCTGCTAGTCGGTCCAGAGCGTAACCTCTGTGTGGTCGGCGATGATGCACAGTCAATTTATAGTTTTCGCGGTGCAGATTATACCAACATTCTTCATTTTGAGCGTGACTTTCCGGGTGCGGCAGTGATTAAACTAGAGCAAAATTATCGCTCAACAGGTGCAATTTTAACGGTGGCAAATAACTTAATCCAACATAATACCCAGCGCACCGACAAAAACCTCTGGACAGAAGCGGTTGGCGGGATGACGCCGCAATTGTGGCAACTGTACAGCGAGGCCGAGGAGGCACAAGCAGTGGCTGACGAAATTCATCGCCAGGCCAGGATGGGCCGAGCCTATAGCGACATAGCAGTACTGTATCGCACCAATGCCCAGAGTTACGCCATAGAGCGCGCGCTGCGTCAACGGCACATCCCGTATAAGATTGTGGGCGGTCTGCGGTTTCTGGATCGAGCAGTCGTCAAGGACGTACTGGCGTATCTCCGGTTATTATATCAACCCAGTGACCGCGTTAGCTTCGCGCGGATTGTCAACTTGCCGAAGCGTGGTATTGGTGCGGTGACCGTAGCGAAATTTCTTGACTGGAATGATCAGTCGGGTCGGAATATTATTGAAGGGCTAGTGGCGGTTGATGAGGCCGAAAGTTTGACCGCTCGCGCCAAGCAGTCACTGCGGGCATTTGGTCAATTGCTGCAAAAATTACAACAATTACTGAACGGCGCACCGGCCGAGGTTATCGAACAAATTATTGAGCAGACTGGCTACGGCGAGGCGGTAAATGATGGCAGTGTGCAGGCCGAAGAGCGGCTGGAGAACCTCGGTGTTTTGGTAGCTGAGGCGCGCGCCTACGCTGATGTATCGACATTCCTCGAAGACATGGCGCTGATGTCATCAAGCGATGGCCAAGCGGATCAGCAGGTTACCTTGATGACGCTGCACGCTGCGAAGGGTCTGGAGTTTCCGGTGGTGTTTATGACTGGCTTGGAGGAGGGGATCTTGCCGCATGCACGGGTATTTGACAGCGGTAAAGCGGATGATGTTGAGGAGGAGCGCCGCCTCTGCTACGTGGGAATAACGCGGGCCCGAGAGGTGCTGTTTGTGACCTGTGCTAGTTCACGGACGCAGTTTGGTCAGATTGGCTATAATCTGCCGTCGCGATTTCTCGATGAAATGGGGCTGATGAGCGGTGGTCTGGATGCGCCTGCCGCGCCGCCAGCCGATGACGTGTTTTATGATGACATAGGCCTAGGGGTCGGTGACCACGTGCGAAGCCCACAATTTGGTGCGGGTGAGGTGGTGGACGTTGACGGAATGGCGGTGACGGTGCAATTTGATGATGGTAAGACGAAAAAGCTTAATGTAGAATTCGCCAGATTAGAGAAAATTTGA